Genomic window (Megamonas funiformis):
ATTTACCTTAGAAAATGGTCTACTGCCGAAAAATCCATTAAATGCAGATAATGGACTTGGATGTGCAGACTCTACGATGAAATGTTTCGGATTAGTAATCATTTTTTTCTTTTTGCGAGCAGGTGCTCCCCATAAAATAAAAGCTATAGGTTTTTCACGTTCATTTAAGATTTCAATAATTCTATCTGTGAATTTTTCCCAACCCATATTGCAATGAGAATTCGCTTGATGTGCTCTCACTGTAAGTACAGTGTTTAGTAATAATACACCTTGCTGTGTCCATGGTTTTAAACAACCATTATTTGGTATTTCACAGCCTAAATCTTCTTTTAACTCTTTGAAAATATTCACAAGTGAAGGTGGAGCTTTTACTCCAGGTTTTACAGAAAAACTAAGTCCATGTGCCTGACCATCACCATGATAAGGGTCTTGACCTAAAATCACGACTTTTGTATCATGATAACTTGTGTAATGGAGAGCATTGAAAATATCATACATGTCTGGAAATATCTGTCTTGTTTTATACTCATCTACTAAAAATTTACGAAGTTCTAAATAATATGGTTTCTTCAATTCTGGATTTAAAAATTCAGCCCAATCATTATGAAAAATCTCCATAAATTACACCTCTTTCTCATTTAAATATCATTATTTTTATTATACCAAAATATTAACAATAGGAAAAACAACGGAGGTATGCAATGAGCAATCATTTAAAAGGTATTTTAATGGTATTATCTTCTACTGCGATGTGAGGTCTTGTAGGAATTTTAGTTCAATATTTGATAAGTAGTGAACATTTCACACGTAAAACATAAACGACCTTCCGGTCTTGAACTCATTTCTATTTTATTCGCTATAACAGGTACATCTTTAATAGTTACTAAAGGAGATTTTTCTTCAATTATTCTTTCCCCTATAGCCCTTATGGCTGGTATCACTTCTGCACTTTGTTGTGTATTTTATACACTTCAACCTCGCAAAGTATTATCTAAATACTCCTCTACAAATGTAATGGGTTGGAGTATGCTCTTTGGTGGAATATTTATTTCTTGTTTTAATAATCCGCTAGATATACCAGGAGAAATAAATTTATATACATTAAGTGCAATTTTAAGCATGATTTTATTTGGCACTGTATTAGCATTTTGCTTTTACTTAAAAAGCCTTGATTACTTGAGTCCAACTGAAGCCAGTATCTTAACTGTGGGCGAACCACTTTGTTCTATTATTCTCTCTTTAATCTTCTTAAATGTCACTTTCTCCTCTATCGAACTTATAGGAGCAGTATTGATTTTAAGTACAGTATTATCTTAGCTAAAGCAAAATAAGAGGCTAATTTTAGCCTCTTATTTTTATTTTCATCTATATTTTTCTGTTTTTATACCCCAAAACAAATAAATAATATGTATTATCCAAACGGTAATCATCACATATTGTACCCAAAAGAATTCAGCTGGCATAAAATAATAACCTATGCTCATTATTACTGTTACCATAAAAAACACTTTGAATTTTGCCTTTATACTCATTGTTCGCTTTTGCACAAAATCTGCCAAATGTTTTTTATATAAATCAGTTTGCCTAAACCATTGATGTAATCTCTGTGAACCTTTAGAAAAACAATATAGAGTTAACAAATAAAAAGGCACTGTTGGTAATAATGGCAATATAATCCCTATAGTTCCTAATATAAAGCTTATACAACCTAAGCTTATCCAAAAATATCGTATTAGAATTTTATATGATAATTCCACTTTGCACCTCATTAAATAAATGATAACAATTTTCAATAAAATTATATCATAATATACTGGAATTATCTTCTATTATTTAGCAATTATCCTTTAATTGTTTTTCTATTATCGTATTTAAAATAAATCATACTTGCCACAGTAGCTATTACAGCTATAATACCTTCAAGATAAAAAGCTATATTTAGACTATATATTTCTGCGATATTGCCAGCTATCATTGGAACTATTGTCATTCCCACTGCATAAATAGCCTGATAATATCCCATAGCTGTAGAACGTTTTTCGATAGGAACATTCTTCATTGCTTCTGAAGTACAAAAAGAAAAAACAATTCCTGTAGATAATCCCGCTAATATTTGAATAGCAATCAATAAATTAGGTGAAAAAATATTAGGTACAGCAAAACAATATATAGCTAAAACGAATAAAATAAAAGGTATCCAAAGTGATGAACCTAATCGTCTGGCAAAATTACTTGCTGAAAAATAAGAAGCCAGCACTGCTACAATAATATATACGATAGATAATAAACCAATTTGAAATGCACTCGCATTTATTTCATGAGCAATCTGCGTTGTAAAACTCATACAAGTAGCCATTAAGATACCTTGTTGAACTAATGCCAATATCGAAAAGAAAATCAATCTTTTATCTGCATAAACTTTTATTAAATCTGATGTTTTCGGTACTATTTTTACTGTCTTTGTCTTTTGCTCTTTAATACCAAAAGATAATAATATCGCTGGCACACCACTACAGATACTCAATAAACATAAAAAATTCATACCTAAATGATTATAGCTCAAGGTACTTAAAACAAAACCACCTAAAACGCCTATATTATTAGCAGCCATGATAAGACCCATTGCTCGCTGTAGATTTTCACAAGTGAAATAACTAGCATATAAAACCATGAAAGAAATCCACATAGCTGAAGCAAAACCAGATAATATATTTCCCACTAAAAAACCTGTTTGCGGTTCTAAAATAATACGAAATACCGAAGCTAATGCTGAAGCTGTAACGCCTAAAATGATAAATAATTTATGACGACCATTTTTATCTGCCATAATGCCAATGGGCATTCTCAATACCATTTGTGAAAAACCATATATGCCTATGATTATGCCAATCATACTAGAAGAAACCTGCATAGTTGATAAATATGGTGTTTGAAAAGGCACATATACATATTGAGCAAACCAAAATAGTACAACTATTATCAACAACAAATTTTTCTGGTAATTTAATTTACTTTTGTCCATGAAAAATCTTTTTACTCCTTTCATTTTGGATTAAAATTAAAATAAAAATCGCCTTAGATTAAGGCGATTTTTTTATTTATAAATTATACATATGATTTAAAGGGCCACTGCCTTTTCCTAAATCTAAATTAGCTTTTAATGCTCCTGTGATATAATCTTTAGCATTTTTAATACTTGTAACTAAATCATGACCAGCAGCTAAATTAGAAGCAATCGCTGATGATAAAGTGCAGCCTGTACCATGAGTATTTGGATTGTCTATGCGTTTACCTTCAAACCAATGAATTTCTCCATGGTCCCAAAGCAAATCATCTGCTGTATCTTCCAAATGACCACCTTTAATTAAAATAGCAGTCGGTATCTTTTGCGAAATAGTCTGTGCTGCTTTTATGCAATCTTCTTTTGTCTTGATAGCAAAGCCACATAAAACTTCTGCTTCTGCTAAATTTGGTGTAATCACTGTAGCTAATGGCAATAATTTTTCAATTAAAGTATTTGCCGCATCTTCTTCCATCAAACGACTACCAGCTGTAGAAACCATTACTGGGTCAGCAACGATATTTTTAGCTTTATATTCTACTAATTTATGGGCAATCATTTCAATGATTTCTTTATTTGCCACCATACCGATTTTGACTGCATCAGGATAAATATCCTGGAAAATACAATCCAATTGTCTGCCAACAAAGTCAGCCCCTGCATCTAAAATGCCGCACACACCAGTTGTATTTTGAGCTGTAAGAGCTGTAATTGCACTCATTGCATACATTTTATGAGCAGTAATTGTCTTTATATCTGCTTGAATACCTGCTCCACCACTACAATCTGAACCTGCTATTGTCAAAACTTTTTTCATTTCATTCATCTCTATCATCTCTTTTCATATTTAGCCATAGCTTCTAACTGTTCACCAGTCATATTATAAATAGCATCGATTAAATAATTTCTAAAGCTAGCATTGCCATCTAATTCACTCATACGTTTTTGAGCGATTTCGCCTGCTACACCCATAGCACAAAAAGCTGCTACTGTAGCCATTAATTTATTATCTTTATTCGCTGCTAAATAAGCTGTAGTAAATGCTGATAACATACAACCACTACCTGTGATTTTACTCATGATTTTATGACCATTGTAAATCACATAAGCATCTTTACTATCAGCCACAATATCAATGACACCACTAATAGCAATAATAGCATCCATATTTTTAGATAATTGCTTAGCAAATTTTACATATTCTGTTAAATTCTCTTCAGTAATGCTATCTCTTATATCAGCATCTACACCACGAGTTGAACCACTGCCATTTGCTAAAGTTTTTATTTCAGAAATATTACCGCGGATTACATCAAATTTTATATTTTTTACTAATTCAACAGCAGTGCGAGTGCGAAGTTCTGACGCTCCTACACCTACAGGGTCTAATAAAACTGCATGACTTAATCTATTAGCCATCCAACCTGCTTTATGCATAGAATTAATTGTTCTTGAATTCAACGTACCAATATTTATATTTAAACCATTACAAATGCTGGTGATTTCTTCTACTTCATTAATATCATCAGCCATAATAGGTGATGCTCCACAAGCTAATAAAATATTTGCACAATCATTTACAGTAACATAATTAGTAATATTATGTATTAATGGAGAATTTTTACGCACATTCTCTAAACATTTTTTCAACAAAATAATCAGCCTCCTTTTTATTATTTTCATTCTACAATATTCACAAAATGCCTGCAATGAAAAAGCTTTTTGTTTAACTTGACTCCATTAAAATTAACTTAATTTACAGATTTAGCTTTTACTAAATTTAAATTAAGTATTAATATTGCCGAAATAATGCATATCATACCCAATATCTTCGTTAAATCAAATACTTCTTGAAAAAATATCAATCCCACTATAGCTGATACAATAGGTTCAATCGTAGCTAATATTGAAGCTTTTCCTGCCTCTAATTTTTTTAGCCCTGTAGTATAGAGTAATAATAGTTACTGCTTCATATTTATCTATTATCATCTTGCTAAAAATGCTATATAACGCATAACCAAAACCTGCACCTAAACCCAATAATATAGCCTTGCCACTCAAAGTTACTTCTTGAGAAAATGCTCCTGTAATAAAACATAAACCAATAATAGTTATAAATAAAGCCAATACTTTTCGCTTATTCAATTTTTCATGAAAAAAGAAAAAAGACATTATCATCACAAATATAGGTGCCATATACAATAAAAGTGCAGGAATTGCCACACCGCCAATGACTTCAATCGCTTCAAAATAACAATAATTAAAAAAGATAATACTCAAAATACCTGTACCTAAAAAATAAATTATATCCTTAAATTCAATTTTTAATTTACTTCTATCAAAAATACTTAAATAAATAACTAAACATAAAGCTGAAAAGAATCCTCTTATCGCTACACATTGCAACGAATTAAAACCTAAATCCTTTAATAAACTGATGAAAATGGCAATAATTCCCCATAAAATGCCCGCACTAGTAATACAAACAACACTATTCACTATATCAACTCCTTTATAAATTCAAAATTATAAAAGCCTTCTTCTCATTATTTTACCTAAATTACGGATTAAATATCAAATTGACATAATGCTTATACTTGCTTAAAATTAACTTAACGAGCTAAGAAATTGTGGTGATTATATGTATCAAGAAGAACGTTTATATCAAATCATGAATTTATTACGCAAGAAAAAAAGTCTATCTAAACAAGAAATCATGTCTACATTCAATATATCTCGAGATACAGCTAGACGCGATATCATCTGTTTAGTAGAACAAAAAATCGCTTTACGCACACATGGTGGTATCACCTTACCTACAGTGCAACTTCGTCAAAGCTTCAAAGAACGAGCAAATTTAAAAAACTCCAATAAAGATTTATTAGGCAAAGTAGCTTCATCATATATCAAAAAAAATGCTATTTGCTATTTAGATACATCAACAACAGTTCAATATATGTGCAAATACATCAAAGAAAAATCTACTATATATAGTAATTCCATTGACATCATTGAACAATTAAAAGATAACGCTGCTTTAGATTTACACTTATTAGGTGGCAAACTCAATCCTGTAAATCGCTATTTCTATGGCAGTGAAACATTGGCCACACTTGATAATATCCGTTTTGATATCGCCTTTTTAGGTGCTGCTAGCATTACTGAAGATGGATTTTACACCTTTGAAAATGAAGATGCTGCTATCAAACATTTGATTGCCAAAAATTCTACACTTACTTGTGTACTTGCAGATTCTGGTAAATTTCTGCTACAACCTGCTTATAAATTTGGTAAATTAAGTGATGTAGATATTGTTTTGACTACAAAAATGCCACCAAAAGCCATAGTTACAGCATTAGCTAAAGCTAATTGTTCACTATTTTGGGATTTCAATGATAAAGTTAAAGGAGAAAATATTTTATGACTATAAAACTCATTGCCTTAGACATGGATGGTACTTTACTCAATCGACAAAAACTTGTTCCTGAAAAAAATGCTTTAGCCATAAAAAAAGCTATGGATAAGGGTATTTATGTAACTATAGCCACTGGTCGTATGCCTGCATCTGCTTCTTATTTTGCTAAACAATTAAATATGAACTGTCCTGTAGTATCTTGTAATGGTGGTGTTGTTAAAGATTTAAATACAGGAAAAAGCATCTATGAAGCTCATTTTTCTAAAGATACTATAACTGAATTAATATCTATTTGTTATCAAAAAAATTGGTATATTCGTTGGTATATTGGCGATACAATTTATGTTCGCTATGTAGATATGGATATGTTCCCTGCTTATAAAACTACAAAAGGATTAAATATAGTAGAGGTCGGCGAGGATTTTGAAAAATATACAGAAAATGTTACTCAATTAGTTGTTTGTAACTTAAATGGAAAAATCCAAGAAATTCAAGACGAATTAGCCGATATATTCAAAGATAGAATTGGTCTACAACAAAATACAGGATATACTATGGATATAACACCTCCTGGCATTGATAAGGCAGTAGGACTAAGTAAATTAGCTCAATATCTACAAATAGACAAAAGCGAAATCATGGCTTGTGGTGATGGTGATAATGATTTAGCTATGATTGAATATGCCGGTTTAGGTGTTGCTATGGAAAACGCTATTGATGATGTGAAAAATATTGCTCAATTCATTACTAAAGATTGCGATGAAGATGGTATAGCATACGTTATTGATAAATTTATATAATAAAAAAGCTTGGCGATAGCCAAGCTTTTTTTTATTTTTCCAATCCATATTTTTTAATATAACGATATAAAGTAACACGACTTACACTCAAAAGATTAGATAAACGGCTTACATTTCCGCCAGCTGCTTTCCATGCTTTGAGGAATATTTCTTTATCTGTTTTCCATTTATTATCTGGTTTTACACTACCCATTAAATTAATATCTGTAGGATAGATTTCATGTCCACTTGTATTGAAGAATGAATATTCTAATACGCTTTGTAATTGTTTGATATTTCCTGGCCAATCATAAGTTCTCAACACTTCTAAAGACTCTGGTAATAAAACTTTTGGCTCCATTTGATGTTGTTTAGATAATTCTTCAATTATATTAATAGCTAACATTGGAATATCATCTCTACGAGAACGAAGTGATGGCACACGTATAATACTGCGAGAAATTATATTAAATAATTTTTCATCGAATTGACCTTTTTCAGTCAAACGTCTTAAATTTGCATCACTTGCAGCAATAATGCGTACATCAATACTGCGTTCTAAGCTTTCACCAATACGATGAGTTTTCTTTTCGGATAAAGCTTTAGCTAACATTTTAGCAATAGAGCTTGGTAATTTTTCGATTTCATCAATAAATAAAGTACCTTTACTTGCTAATTCTAATTTACCTGGATGACTAACATCAGAATCTGTAGCTGCACCAAAGATATCTTGTTCCAATAATTCTGGTGTAGAATCTGCACAATTTATAGAAATCAATGGACCTGCCATACGCATACTAGCCATATGAATACCATGAGCTAAACGCTGTTTACCAATACCAGCTTCACCTTGTAATAAAATATGATTTTTATTGCGAGCTACACGATAAGCGCGTTCTTTCATCTGTACAAAAGCTTTGCTTTCTCCCACCATAGAAGATAAGCTATATTTTGCTGTATAACCAGAAGCATGAGCTACTAAAGTACGTAAATCTTCAATTGGCATAGATACTGTAACTACACTTTGTACATCTTCATCATCTTCAGAATTTTTCAATGGCACAACAGTAGTAATATCTTCATATGTTTTATTATTAGTAATCCATGTAGTTTCACGATTATAGCAAGAAATACCTTGGAAACCATCATAAATAGGAGTATGTGTATAATTTAATACAATATCTTTTAAATGAGCTGTTTCTTTATTTTCATTTATAGCATTAATAGCGGATAAACGTTCTTCACCCATGCGATTTGCATAAACGATTTTATCTTCAGACATAATATGATATACAGCAAATGGCGCTGCATCTAAAATAGCTTTTTGAGCTTTGATATTCAAAGATTGTCTAATATTTAATTCTAAAGCAGTTTTTAATGTAAATAATAATGCTAAAACTACATCTTGAGGAATTTTTTCATATTCCATTACAGTTAAAGATACGATATATGTTAATTCCCCATTGACCATAATTGGCACAGAACCACTATTCATTTCATGTAATTCTTCAAGCCAAATTTCTGGGCCAAATACCCAAAATGGTACTTTATGCTCTTTTACAATATTGCAACTAAGTGTACCTACGTTTTTCGTAGTTAAGCTTACGCCTTCCAATCTATCAATAAGTCTTGATGTTGGATTGGCATATTTTTTTAGTACAGTACATTCTGAATCCATGATAGTTAAACATAGATTATATTCATGTAAAAAGTCCACAATACTGTCAATAAAATTATCTAAATACTCAATAGCATCACTGTGTTTACTTTGTAATTGAGCTAATTCATATGCTGATAATCTAGCAGTTGCTAGAATTTTTTTAGGATTAACTTGATATTGCTTAGATAATTCCCATGATTCTTTTATCCATGGATGTACATTAGGGTCAGTTATACCTTTATTTATAAAAATTTTGTAATAATTTATTAATTTTTCTCGATTTCGATGTTCTCTAATCATAATATTTATAAACCTCTATTCTGTAAAGTTTGTCGCCTAAAATCTTTAAGATACTAACTATTTTAACAAGTGTGTAACAAACTATCAATTATTTTCTAAAAAAATAATAACATTTGTACAAAAAATATTGTTTATTTGTTAACTTGTGAGCTAAAATTATATTTGTTATACTTTATTCATAAATTAAAATGTTGAGGATGGTTTTTTCTATGGCTAGAATGAGTAAACGAATTAGTAATAAAATTACTAAAACAAAAGAACAACAAAATGCACCTAAAGAACAGAAAAAGTACGGTAAAGATATTTGGTTAATCCTATTAATCGTCATTAACTTCTTATTATTAGTAACTATGTGGGAAAGTTTAATTTTAGCTCCAATAAGCTTTGCTACTTACTTAGTTTTAGAAATTGCT
Coding sequences:
- a CDS encoding uracil-DNA glycosylase translates to MEIFHNDWAEFLNPELKKPYYLELRKFLVDEYKTRQIFPDMYDIFNALHYTSYHDTKVVILGQDPYHGDGQAHGLSFSVKPGVKAPPSLVNIFKELKEDLGCEIPNNGCLKPWTQQGVLLLNTVLTVRAHQANSHCNMGWEKFTDRIIEILNEREKPIAFILWGAPARKKKKMITNPKHFIVESAHPSPLSAFNGFFGSRPFSKVNAFLEAVGEKPINWQIPNL
- a CDS encoding DMT family transporter; its protein translation is MNISHVKHKRPSGLELISILFAITGTSLIVTKGDFSSIILSPIALMAGITSALCCVFYTLQPRKVLSKYSSTNVMGWSMLFGGIFISCFNNPLDIPGEINLYTLSAILSMILFGTVLAFCFYLKSLDYLSPTEASILTVGEPLCSIILSLIFLNVTFSSIELIGAVLILSTVLS
- a CDS encoding YbaN family protein is translated as MELSYKILIRYFWISLGCISFILGTIGIILPLLPTVPFYLLTLYCFSKGSQRLHQWFRQTDLYKKHLADFVQKRTMSIKAKFKVFFMVTVIMSIGYYFMPAEFFWVQYVMITVWIIHIIYLFWGIKTEKYR
- a CDS encoding MFS transporter; amino-acid sequence: MDKSKLNYQKNLLLIIVVLFWFAQYVYVPFQTPYLSTMQVSSSMIGIIIGIYGFSQMVLRMPIGIMADKNGRHKLFIILGVTASALASVFRIILEPQTGFLVGNILSGFASAMWISFMVLYASYFTCENLQRAMGLIMAANNIGVLGGFVLSTLSYNHLGMNFLCLLSICSGVPAILLSFGIKEQKTKTVKIVPKTSDLIKVYADKRLIFFSILALVQQGILMATCMSFTTQIAHEINASAFQIGLLSIVYIIVAVLASYFSASNFARRLGSSLWIPFILFVLAIYCFAVPNIFSPNLLIAIQILAGLSTGIVFSFCTSEAMKNVPIEKRSTAMGYYQAIYAVGMTIVPMIAGNIAEIYSLNIAFYLEGIIAVIATVASMIYFKYDNRKTIKG
- the thiD gene encoding bifunctional hydroxymethylpyrimidine kinase/phosphomethylpyrimidine kinase gives rise to the protein MNEMKKVLTIAGSDCSGGAGIQADIKTITAHKMYAMSAITALTAQNTTGVCGILDAGADFVGRQLDCIFQDIYPDAVKIGMVANKEIIEMIAHKLVEYKAKNIVADPVMVSTAGSRLMEEDAANTLIEKLLPLATVITPNLAEAEVLCGFAIKTKEDCIKAAQTISQKIPTAILIKGGHLEDTADDLLWDHGEIHWFEGKRIDNPNTHGTGCTLSSAIASNLAAGHDLVTSIKNAKDYITGALKANLDLGKGSGPLNHMYNL
- the thiM gene encoding hydroxyethylthiazole kinase; protein product: MLKKCLENVRKNSPLIHNITNYVTVNDCANILLACGASPIMADDINEVEEITSICNGLNINIGTLNSRTINSMHKAGWMANRLSHAVLLDPVGVGASELRTRTAVELVKNIKFDVIRGNISEIKTLANGSGSTRGVDADIRDSITEENLTEYVKFAKQLSKNMDAIIAISGVIDIVADSKDAYVIYNGHKIMSKITGSGCMLSAFTTAYLAANKDNKLMATVAAFCAMGVAGEIAQKRMSELDGNASFRNYLIDAIYNMTGEQLEAMAKYEKR
- a CDS encoding DMT family transporter; translation: MNSVVCITSAGILWGIIAIFISLLKDLGFNSLQCVAIRGFFSALCLVIYLSIFDRSKLKIEFKDIIYFLGTGILSIIFFNYCYFEAIEVIGGVAIPALLLYMAPIFVMIMSFFFFHEKLNKRKVLALFITIIGLCFITGAFSQEVTLSGKAILLGLGAGFGYALYSIFSKMIIDKYEAVTIITLYYRAKKIRGRKSFNISYD
- a CDS encoding DeoR/GlpR family DNA-binding transcription regulator, producing MYQEERLYQIMNLLRKKKSLSKQEIMSTFNISRDTARRDIICLVEQKIALRTHGGITLPTVQLRQSFKERANLKNSNKDLLGKVASSYIKKNAICYLDTSTTVQYMCKYIKEKSTIYSNSIDIIEQLKDNAALDLHLLGGKLNPVNRYFYGSETLATLDNIRFDIAFLGAASITEDGFYTFENEDAAIKHLIAKNSTLTCVLADSGKFLLQPAYKFGKLSDVDIVLTTKMPPKAIVTALAKANCSLFWDFNDKVKGENIL
- a CDS encoding Cof-type HAD-IIB family hydrolase produces the protein MTIKLIALDMDGTLLNRQKLVPEKNALAIKKAMDKGIYVTIATGRMPASASYFAKQLNMNCPVVSCNGGVVKDLNTGKSIYEAHFSKDTITELISICYQKNWYIRWYIGDTIYVRYVDMDMFPAYKTTKGLNIVEVGEDFEKYTENVTQLVVCNLNGKIQEIQDELADIFKDRIGLQQNTGYTMDITPPGIDKAVGLSKLAQYLQIDKSEIMACGDGDNDLAMIEYAGLGVAMENAIDDVKNIAQFITKDCDEDGIAYVIDKFI
- a CDS encoding sigma 54-interacting transcriptional regulator produces the protein MIREHRNREKLINYYKIFINKGITDPNVHPWIKESWELSKQYQVNPKKILATARLSAYELAQLQSKHSDAIEYLDNFIDSIVDFLHEYNLCLTIMDSECTVLKKYANPTSRLIDRLEGVSLTTKNVGTLSCNIVKEHKVPFWVFGPEIWLEELHEMNSGSVPIMVNGELTYIVSLTVMEYEKIPQDVVLALLFTLKTALELNIRQSLNIKAQKAILDAAPFAVYHIMSEDKIVYANRMGEERLSAINAINENKETAHLKDIVLNYTHTPIYDGFQGISCYNRETTWITNNKTYEDITTVVPLKNSEDDEDVQSVVTVSMPIEDLRTLVAHASGYTAKYSLSSMVGESKAFVQMKERAYRVARNKNHILLQGEAGIGKQRLAHGIHMASMRMAGPLISINCADSTPELLEQDIFGAATDSDVSHPGKLELASKGTLFIDEIEKLPSSIAKMLAKALSEKKTHRIGESLERSIDVRIIAASDANLRRLTEKGQFDEKLFNIISRSIIRVPSLRSRRDDIPMLAINIIEELSKQHQMEPKVLLPESLEVLRTYDWPGNIKQLQSVLEYSFFNTSGHEIYPTDINLMGSVKPDNKWKTDKEIFLKAWKAAGGNVSRLSNLLSVSRVTLYRYIKKYGLEK